In Aliidongia dinghuensis, the DNA window CGCAAATACCAAACTTGCAATGAACGCAAGGTTTTGGTTTTCAAAGATAATACCGGTCACGATTGACAATAAACTTAACGCAACCACGGTAATTTTTGATGCACGCATCTCTTCTTCAGGTCTCGCTTGACCTTTTCTGATAACACTAGCATACAAGTCATGGCTGACCGCTGAAGCGCCTGATAAAGTCAAACCTGCCACAACCGCTAGGATAGTCGCGAAAGCAACCGCCGAGATAAAGCCTAAGAATAGGTTACCACCCACGGCATGGGACAAGTGAATCGCTGCCATGTTGGCACCACCGATGAGTGCTTGTGAGCTTACGCCATCTTTAACCACAGTCGTGAAATAATCTGGATGTTCAGCTAGGATAACGATAGCACCCAAACCAATAAGAACGATCATAAAATACACGTAAGCAATACAGCTAGCGGCAACCAGTAC includes these proteins:
- a CDS encoding sodium:solute symporter family transporter, whose amino-acid sequence is NNPIESISLGLGLLFGTAGLPHVLMRFFTVPDAKQARKSVLVAASCIAYVYFMIVLIGLGAIVILAEHPDYFTTVVKDGVSSQALIGGANMAAIHLSHAVGGNLFLGFISAVAFATILAVVAGLTLSGASAVSHDLYASVIRKGQARPEEEMRASKITVVALSLLSIVTGIIFENQNLAFIASLVFA